Genomic segment of Nocardioides conyzicola:
CCTGCTTGTCCAGCGATCCCTCGTCGGCCCCGGCGAAGAGGATGCGGGCGTAGTCACGCGCGCCGCGCACCGTCATCGGCGTGGCCTGGGCTCGCCGGGCCTCCTCCATGAAGACGTCGGTCGGCCACACCACGAGGCAGTTCTCCTGTCCCTGTGTGACCACGAGCCCCTCCGCCAGTCGATCCCTGAACTTGGCCGGGAGGAAGAGCCGCCCCTTCTCGTCGAGCTTCGGGGTGTAGGTGCCCATGAAGAACATCTGGCACCTCACTCCCCTGACCCGACCGGATCCGTACCGCTTCCTCCACTGCGCTCCACTCTACTCCACAATCCACCACCGTCAACCACTTCACGCGTGTCGCGGCGCCCGTTTGCGGCGGTACGGCGACCTCCGGCGCCCCGACCGGCTCGGTCGCACCCGGCCGTACGCGCGACGTTTGTGCAGGTCAGCGGTGGTATGGCGGCGTCCCGGCCGCACGGGTGGTGCGCGGGTGGGGGGAACTGGGGCGCCTGGTGGGGGGTGGTGGGGCGTCGGCGCGCAACCAGGTGCGCTTCGTGAGAGTCAGATGC
This window contains:
- the mraZ gene encoding division/cell wall cluster transcriptional repressor MraZ yields the protein MFFMGTYTPKLDEKGRLFLPAKFRDRLAEGLVVTQGQENCLVVWPTDVFMEEARRAQATPMTVRGARDYARILFAGADEGSLDKQGRIGIPATLREYAALERDVVVIGVMDRIEIWDPSRWREYSTGAQEKFAELDEQPASPN